The Coregonus clupeaformis isolate EN_2021a chromosome 20, ASM2061545v1, whole genome shotgun sequence genome contains a region encoding:
- the LOC121533631 gene encoding cystathionine gamma-lyase-like, protein MASSHQQNDLSAGFRVQFKSFATEAIHVGQEPEQWNSMAVVPPISLSTTFKQYRPGNHAGFEYSRSGNPTRNCLEKAVAALDGAKHCLALASGLAATMTITHMLKAGDGIVCMNDVYGGTNRYFRKIAAEVGLDVSFADCTKIELLQAALKPNTKLVWIETPTNPTMKVVDIQACAEVVHQHNKVTVVVVDNTFMSAYFQRPLALGADICMYSATKYMNGHSDIVMGLVSVNDEDLYERLRFLQNALGAVPSPFDCYLCNRGLKTLHLRMRQHFKNALAVAQFLEADPRVDRVIFPGLPSHPQHELMKRQCTGCPGMITFYIKGKLENATMFLSNLKLFALAESLGGYESLAEHPAIMTHASVPESDRAALGISDTLVRLSVGLEDEQDIIEDLKQALNAAHPKQ, encoded by the exons ATGGCTTCTTCACACCAACAAAACGACTTGTCTGCCGGTTTCCGCGTGCAGTTCAAATCTTTCGCAACAGAGGCGATCCACGTTGGGCAAGAACCGGAGCAATGGAACTCTATGGCAGTGGTGCCACCTATTTCTCTGTCCACCACGTTCAAGCAGTATAGACCTGGAAATCATGCT GGTTTTGAGTACAGTCGTAGTGGAAACCCGACAAGAAACTGTTTGGAGAAAGCTGTTGCTGCTCTGGATGGAGCAAAGCACT GTCTTGCTCTTGCCTCTGGGCTGGCTGCGACTATGACCATCACTCACATGCTGAAAGCTGGAGATGGCATTGTCTGCATGAACGATGTGTATGGAG GGACCAATCGTTATTTCCGAAAGATTGCTGCAGAAGTTGGCTTGGATGTGTCCTTTGCTGATTGCACCAAAATCGAATTGCTCCAGGCTGCTCTTAAGCCGAACACAAAG TTGGTATGGATCGAGACCCCCACCAACCCCACTATGAAAGTTGTGGATATCCAGGCCTGTGCAGAGGTGGTCCACCAACACAACAAGGTTACCGTGGTGGTTGTGGACAACACTTTCATGTCAGCCTACTTCCAG CGCCCCTTGGCCCTCGGAGCAGACATCTGCATGTATTCAGCTACTAAGTACATGAATG GTCACAGTGACATTGTAATGGGCCTGGTGTCTGTGAACGATGAGGACCTGTATGAAAGACTGAGGTTTCTACAGAATG CCCTCGGAGCCGTACCGTCCCCCTTTGACTGCTACCTGTGTAACCGCGGCCTGAAAACCCTGCACCTGCGCATGAGGCAGCACTTCAAGAACGCCCTGGCAGTAGCCCAGTTCCTGGAGGCCGACCCCAGGGTGGACCGAGTCATCTTCCCAG GCTTGCCCTCCCACCCCCAGCATGAGCTGATGAAGAGACAGTGCACTGGCTGCCCAGGGATGATCACCTTCTACATAAAGGGAAAACTGGAGAACGCCACCATGTTCCTCAGCAACCTAAAG TTGTTTGCACTTGCCGAGAGCCTTGGTGGTTATGAAAGCTTGGCAGAGCATCC ggCGATAATGACCCATGCGTCTGTTCCGGAGAGTGATAGGGCCGCCCTGGGGATCAGTGACACACTGGTCCGTCTGTCCGTGGGGCTGGAGGACGAGCAGGATATCATCGAGGACCTGAAACAAGCCCTGAACGCTGCT CATCCAAAGCAGTAG